A region of Chlamydiales bacterium STE3 DNA encodes the following proteins:
- a CDS encoding 1,4-alpha-glucan branching enzyme GlgB (Product derived from UniProtKB/Swiss-Prot:Q6MAB4;Gene name derived from UniProtKB/Swiss-Prot:Q6MAB4;EC number derived from UniProtKB/Swiss-Prot:Q6MAB4), with protein MSSILHDPHAYLGLHSNREGSNQVIRIYRPNATHLYLEFKQQIVEALRVSEEGFFELEVPNDTTYEDYRIYHQNGLLAHDPYSFLPFIGEMDLYLFGKGVHYQLYNMLGAKWTTHQGIQGVRFAVWAPAAKSVALIADFNHFDPCVNPMRSMGSSGVWELFVPGLQIGEKYKFAITTQDGNVKVKNDPFSFQNEHRPLTASIVANVDDFTWGDQAWMAKRLQADFTQQPINVYEIHAGSWRKDNGNTLNYRELAKQLVPYLKQMGYTHVELMPIQEHPLDESWGYQVSNFYAVTSRYGTPQDFQWFVNYLHERDLGVILDWVPGHFPRDDFSLAYFDGTALFEHEDPRQGYHPHWHTHIFNFGRHEVSNFLLANALYWFDKMHIDGLRVDAVASMLYRDYGREDGDWIPNIYGGRDNLEAIEFFKHLNSKVHEFYPKVLMIAEESTSFAGVTHPVSEGGLGFDMKWNMGWMNDTLRYVSKNMLFRKYHHNDLTFGLLYAFSEKFLLALSHDEVVHGKRSLIAKMPGDIWQKFANMRTLLGYQICQPGKKLLFMGAEIGQWNEWWCKGEIEWFLLSYPTHHGLQQMVADLNLFYLNNPALWEKDFDPSGFSWVDASDTDNSVISYLRMGHSQTLLCIHNFTPNYHSRYYVGLRNVKDIKERFNSDAEQYGGTGKLNPSIEITKDGNGIANGLTVQLAPLATMIFEVNFW; from the coding sequence ATGTCTTCTATTCTTCATGATCCCCATGCCTATTTAGGGTTGCATTCCAATCGAGAAGGATCTAATCAGGTCATTCGCATCTATAGGCCTAATGCTACCCACTTGTACTTAGAGTTTAAACAGCAAATTGTAGAAGCACTACGGGTGAGTGAAGAGGGATTTTTTGAACTGGAGGTTCCCAACGATACAACATATGAGGACTACCGCATTTACCATCAAAACGGTCTTTTGGCTCATGATCCCTATAGCTTTCTACCTTTTATTGGAGAGATGGACCTTTACCTTTTTGGAAAAGGGGTGCACTACCAGCTTTATAATATGCTTGGTGCAAAATGGACAACTCATCAGGGTATCCAGGGTGTGCGTTTCGCAGTTTGGGCTCCTGCTGCAAAGTCTGTTGCCCTCATCGCCGACTTCAACCATTTCGATCCCTGCGTTAATCCCATGCGAAGTATGGGCAGCTCTGGTGTTTGGGAACTTTTTGTTCCAGGATTGCAAATTGGAGAAAAATACAAATTTGCCATTACAACTCAGGATGGAAATGTAAAGGTTAAAAATGATCCTTTTTCTTTTCAAAATGAACACCGTCCTTTAACAGCCTCTATTGTCGCCAATGTCGATGACTTTACGTGGGGGGATCAAGCATGGATGGCCAAAAGATTACAAGCCGACTTCACACAACAGCCCATTAACGTTTATGAAATTCATGCTGGTTCATGGCGCAAAGACAATGGCAATACTTTAAATTATCGCGAGTTAGCTAAGCAGCTCGTTCCTTATTTAAAACAGATGGGTTATACCCATGTTGAATTAATGCCTATCCAAGAGCATCCTTTGGATGAATCATGGGGTTACCAAGTTTCCAATTTCTATGCTGTAACTAGCCGTTATGGAACACCTCAGGATTTCCAGTGGTTTGTCAATTATCTGCATGAACGCGATTTAGGGGTTATTTTGGATTGGGTTCCAGGCCATTTCCCTAGAGATGACTTCTCCTTGGCTTACTTTGATGGCACTGCGCTTTTTGAACACGAAGATCCTCGGCAAGGCTATCATCCCCATTGGCATACCCATATTTTTAATTTCGGACGTCACGAAGTTTCCAATTTTTTACTCGCTAATGCTCTTTATTGGTTTGACAAAATGCATATTGACGGCCTTCGTGTTGATGCTGTGGCGTCAATGCTCTATCGAGATTATGGAAGAGAAGATGGGGATTGGATTCCAAATATCTATGGTGGGAGAGATAATTTAGAGGCAATTGAGTTCTTTAAACACCTCAATTCTAAAGTGCACGAGTTTTATCCTAAGGTGCTAATGATCGCAGAGGAATCGACTTCTTTTGCTGGTGTAACTCATCCCGTGAGTGAAGGGGGACTGGGATTTGACATGAAATGGAATATGGGGTGGATGAATGACACCCTGCGCTATGTTTCCAAAAATATGTTGTTTAGAAAATACCATCATAACGACCTGACTTTTGGCCTTCTGTATGCCTTTTCAGAAAAGTTTCTTTTAGCCCTTTCCCATGATGAGGTCGTTCATGGCAAACGTAGCTTGATTGCCAAGATGCCGGGAGATATTTGGCAAAAATTTGCCAATATGCGTACCTTACTTGGCTATCAAATCTGTCAGCCAGGGAAAAAGCTTCTTTTTATGGGAGCAGAAATTGGACAGTGGAATGAATGGTGGTGCAAAGGAGAGATAGAGTGGTTCCTACTTTCATATCCTACTCACCATGGTTTGCAGCAGATGGTGGCCGATTTAAACCTCTTTTACTTAAATAATCCTGCCCTTTGGGAAAAAGATTTTGATCCAAGCGGTTTTTCATGGGTCGATGCTTCAGATACAGATAATAGTGTTATTTCCTATCTTAGGATGGGACATAGCCAAACACTTTTATGTATCCACAACTTTACTCCAAATTACCACTCTCGTTATTATGTTGGGCTGAGAAATGTAAAAGATATTAAAGAACGCTTTAACTCTGATGCGGAACAGTATGGGGGGACGGGAAAACTCAATCCTTCCATAGAAATCACTAAAGACGGCAATGGCATAGCTAATGGGCTGACTGTTCAACTAGCCCCATTAGCTACAATGATTTTTGAGGTTAATTTTTGGTAA
- a CDS encoding Threonylcarbamoyladenosine tRNA methylthiotransferase MtaB (Product derived from UniProtKB/Swiss-Prot:Q9Z874;Gene name derived from UniProtKB/Swiss-Prot:Q9Z874;EC number derived from UniProtKB/Swiss-Prot:Q9Z874), with product MMLYVMEQSSKKFKIVTLGCRTNQYEGHGYTNQLEALGYSPVQEGEEAELCIVNTCTVTQSADAHSRQAINKLHRENPKAKIVVTGCYVENNRETVTKLPGVLKVVPNLKKEDLVSDLFPDLEVPEFAIKHFASNTRAFVKVQDGCNSFCTYCVIPYVRGRSRSRTIEEVVRECSDLIANGFKEIVLTGINIGDFDGAKDSNQKDTLADLIRACDALPGLERLRVSSIDPDEVDEDLQDAILNGRKTCPSMHIVLQSGSNVILKRMNRKYTRQIFLETVERLTKAAPSFTFTTDIIIGFPGETEQDFQETLAVMEEVQFAKVHMFPYSDRPRTRSNLMPNKVDRETINSRKAHLLRLAEKQAYHLRQHFLQEEMTVLTESFDAHRSDGIFGHTENFLPVWIPHFKQSNQLVKVKLVENTPEGFIGSILS from the coding sequence CTGATGTTGTATGTTATGGAACAAAGTTCTAAAAAATTTAAAATTGTTACTTTGGGATGCCGGACAAACCAATATGAAGGACATGGCTATACCAATCAATTAGAAGCTCTTGGCTATTCACCTGTTCAAGAAGGGGAAGAGGCTGAACTCTGTATTGTTAACACTTGTACGGTGACACAGTCGGCAGATGCGCATAGCCGTCAAGCCATTAATAAATTGCACCGCGAAAATCCTAAAGCCAAAATTGTCGTTACAGGTTGTTACGTAGAAAATAACCGAGAAACAGTCACTAAATTACCTGGCGTTCTGAAAGTTGTTCCTAACCTTAAAAAAGAAGATCTAGTGTCTGACTTATTTCCAGACCTAGAAGTTCCTGAATTTGCGATTAAACATTTTGCATCTAATACGCGCGCTTTTGTGAAGGTACAGGATGGCTGCAACTCTTTTTGTACCTATTGTGTGATTCCTTATGTGAGAGGACGCTCACGTTCAAGAACCATAGAAGAAGTCGTTCGTGAATGTTCAGATTTAATCGCTAATGGGTTTAAAGAAATTGTGTTAACTGGTATTAACATCGGGGATTTTGATGGGGCTAAAGATAGTAATCAAAAAGACACACTTGCTGATTTAATTCGGGCTTGCGATGCATTACCTGGCCTAGAAAGGTTGCGGGTTTCTTCGATTGATCCAGATGAGGTCGATGAGGATTTGCAAGATGCTATCTTAAATGGGCGAAAGACTTGCCCTTCGATGCACATTGTGTTGCAGTCAGGTTCGAATGTGATTTTAAAAAGAATGAACAGAAAGTACACGCGCCAGATTTTTTTGGAGACAGTAGAGCGCCTCACTAAAGCAGCTCCGAGCTTTACCTTTACAACAGATATTATCATCGGTTTCCCGGGAGAAACAGAACAAGATTTTCAAGAAACTCTCGCTGTTATGGAAGAGGTGCAATTTGCCAAAGTCCATATGTTTCCCTACAGTGATCGCCCAAGGACGCGTTCTAATTTAATGCCCAATAAAGTGGATCGAGAGACAATCAATAGCCGCAAAGCGCACTTATTGAGGTTAGCCGAAAAGCAAGCTTATCATTTAAGACAACACTTTCTTCAAGAAGAAATGACCGTTCTTACGGAGAGCTTTGATGCCCATCGATCAGATGGCATCTTCGGACACACGGAGAATTTTCTCCCTGTTTGGATACCTCACTTTAAACAATCTAATCAGTTAGTGAAAGTAAAACTTGTTGAAAACACACCCGAAGGGTTTATTGGTTCTATTCTTTCATGA
- a CDS encoding Uncharacterized protein (Product derived from UniProtKB/Trembl:D1R7A5), translated as MKIVLRSKLHPFYHLPGTKCLVPFSTKYLTVFPTLIRIACLKDPTLYEEIPLNIKGPVTNFTVIQDLEKGEIAVSGATELGLLRYIIRANRQQQLFIRILRSPSKEPLLSFPSRYLQQTSTSEHEPSGLERIHLGIHKTLDWELVKRRLDMREILPVWHRLGQLSPLSEYQKEHSLLDRLKSAVESAQKDKIYAMLQNLFLAGFTSLLVPRSKDEEFQGFDLPPVDQSNLLSILTEGSQLIRSLFLAVHDNKIKILPSLPKEIICGKVRGFASSLGSIDFEWSKRAPRRMVFKALNSSSLSVEFPKNIRTARLRLNDNDKGVIVNSKSLLNCEKGRHYFFDQFAH; from the coding sequence ATGAAGATTGTTCTGCGTTCAAAATTACACCCCTTCTACCATCTTCCTGGAACTAAATGTCTAGTTCCTTTTTCCACTAAGTACCTAACCGTTTTCCCTACGCTTATCCGTATTGCTTGCCTAAAAGACCCTACGCTCTATGAAGAAATTCCTCTAAATATTAAAGGACCTGTAACTAATTTTACAGTAATTCAGGACTTAGAAAAAGGAGAGATTGCTGTTTCAGGGGCGACAGAGCTTGGTTTGTTACGTTATATAATACGAGCTAATCGCCAACAGCAACTTTTTATTAGAATTCTAAGATCTCCTAGTAAAGAACCTTTGCTCTCTTTTCCTTCTCGGTATTTACAGCAAACATCTACTAGTGAACATGAGCCATCAGGTTTGGAACGGATTCATCTAGGCATTCATAAAACATTAGATTGGGAGCTTGTCAAAAGACGCCTGGATATGAGGGAGATTTTACCTGTTTGGCACCGCCTTGGACAACTGTCTCCGTTAAGTGAATACCAAAAAGAACATTCCCTACTAGATCGGTTAAAATCCGCTGTAGAAAGTGCTCAAAAGGATAAAATTTATGCCATGCTGCAAAATCTTTTTCTTGCTGGCTTTACAAGTCTACTTGTACCAAGATCTAAAGACGAGGAGTTTCAAGGCTTTGATTTGCCTCCTGTCGATCAGAGCAATCTCCTCTCTATCTTAACAGAAGGAAGTCAATTGATTCGCTCCTTATTTTTGGCAGTTCATGACAATAAGATTAAAATTCTTCCCTCACTGCCAAAAGAAATAATATGTGGCAAAGTGCGAGGCTTTGCTTCATCTCTAGGCTCAATAGATTTTGAGTGGAGTAAAAGAGCTCCAAGAAGAATGGTCTTTAAAGCTCTAAATTCTAGTTCTTTGTCAGTTGAATTTCCAAAAAATATTCGTACAGCACGTCTTCGTTTGAATGATAATGATAAAGGCGTTATTGTGAATTCCAAGAGCCTCCTCAATTGCGAGAAAGGTAGACACTATTTTTTTGATCAATTTGCCCATTGA
- a CDS encoding DNA ligase (Product derived from UniProtKB/Swiss-Prot:Q6MAB5;Gene name derived from UniProtKB/Swiss-Prot:Q6MAB5;EC number derived from UniProtKB/Swiss-Prot:Q6MAB5), translating into MVTHRDYVHLCQEIWKHNKLYYVEHQPTISDKEYDLLLKKLEALEEEHPEWVTQASPTQRVGEMLSKGFKTLAHRIPMLSLANTYNKDEVLNYIKRVKKLLDKDNVAFSLELKMDGIAITARYENGLLTQAATRGDGKKGEDITSNFRTITSVPLQLIGDAIPDILEVRGEVFMPHSEFVRLNEEKRLLNDPLWANPRNAAAGSLKLLDPKEVAKRKLSCVFYGIAEDSSQKIQRQSQTFDFFRSLGLPPVEHTAYSESVDGIFSFAEKIEQLRPHLSYDIDGIVIKLDSLKDQSKAGVAGKNPRWAVAYKFAAEQASTKVTNITIQVGRTGVLTPVAELEPVLLAGSTISRATLHNRDEVIRKDIRVGDYVTIEKGGDVIPKVVGVNFELRPNNTHPWQMPFNCPSCGSPVTNVAGEVAMRCPNIEHCLEQCLRRLIYFTGKEAMDIEHLGGKVAEQLFLKGFVQKPSDIYCLTKKELAELDGFKAKSIDNLLASIHSSKEVSLSRFIMALGIKHIGTQTAELLAKRAGCIENLQKMSQEELIQIEGIGEKVAQSIVEFFKEPDNIEEIDRLLKLGVNPKNQEIVSFKNHAFEGKTFVITGTLEHFSRQQAAALIKERGGKVASAVSSKTDYLLAGEAPGSKLEKAQSLSIKIMHEAEFQNLTK; encoded by the coding sequence TTGGTAACACATCGCGATTACGTTCATTTGTGCCAGGAAATCTGGAAGCACAATAAGCTTTATTACGTCGAACATCAACCAACTATTTCAGATAAAGAATATGACCTTCTCTTAAAAAAGCTAGAAGCGTTGGAAGAAGAGCATCCTGAGTGGGTGACACAAGCTTCACCTACACAAAGAGTAGGGGAAATGCTAAGCAAGGGTTTTAAAACGCTTGCCCATCGCATTCCGATGCTTTCTCTTGCTAATACTTATAATAAAGACGAAGTGTTGAACTATATCAAGCGCGTAAAAAAGCTTTTGGATAAAGACAATGTGGCTTTTTCCTTAGAGTTAAAAATGGACGGGATAGCCATTACAGCACGTTACGAAAACGGCCTTCTTACACAAGCTGCTACTCGAGGAGATGGCAAAAAAGGGGAGGACATTACCTCCAATTTCCGAACGATCACGTCAGTTCCCTTACAGCTAATTGGAGATGCTATCCCTGATATTTTAGAAGTTAGGGGAGAAGTGTTTATGCCTCATAGCGAATTTGTGCGCCTTAACGAAGAGAAAAGATTGCTTAACGACCCACTTTGGGCAAATCCGCGCAATGCGGCAGCAGGCTCCCTAAAACTTTTAGACCCTAAAGAGGTAGCTAAAAGGAAGCTATCTTGTGTGTTTTATGGCATAGCAGAAGATTCTTCTCAAAAAATTCAAAGGCAAAGCCAAACCTTTGATTTTTTTCGATCACTTGGCTTGCCACCTGTGGAGCATACAGCTTACAGCGAATCTGTTGACGGAATTTTCTCATTTGCAGAAAAGATAGAACAATTACGGCCACACCTTTCTTATGACATTGACGGTATTGTGATCAAGCTGGATTCTCTAAAGGATCAATCAAAAGCCGGTGTTGCTGGTAAGAATCCTAGATGGGCGGTTGCCTACAAATTTGCAGCAGAGCAAGCGTCAACGAAGGTTACTAATATCACAATCCAAGTTGGGCGAACAGGGGTTTTAACTCCTGTTGCCGAATTAGAGCCTGTCTTGCTTGCTGGAAGCACCATTTCTCGCGCTACATTACATAATCGCGATGAGGTAATACGTAAAGATATTCGTGTTGGAGATTATGTGACAATTGAAAAAGGAGGTGATGTCATTCCTAAAGTTGTTGGCGTTAACTTCGAATTGCGCCCCAACAATACCCATCCTTGGCAAATGCCTTTCAATTGCCCAAGCTGTGGTTCTCCTGTCACGAACGTAGCTGGCGAGGTGGCTATGCGTTGTCCAAACATAGAACATTGCCTTGAGCAGTGCTTACGCAGACTCATTTACTTTACAGGTAAGGAGGCCATGGATATCGAACACTTAGGTGGCAAAGTAGCCGAACAATTGTTTTTAAAAGGTTTTGTACAAAAGCCTTCTGATATTTACTGCCTAACTAAAAAAGAGTTAGCAGAGCTTGATGGCTTTAAAGCTAAATCGATTGATAACTTGCTTGCTAGCATCCACTCGTCTAAAGAAGTTTCGTTATCCCGTTTTATTATGGCCCTTGGCATCAAACATATTGGCACGCAAACAGCTGAGCTATTAGCGAAGCGTGCTGGATGCATCGAAAACTTGCAAAAAATGTCTCAAGAGGAGCTCATCCAAATAGAAGGCATAGGAGAAAAAGTTGCCCAATCCATCGTAGAATTTTTTAAAGAGCCAGACAACATAGAAGAGATTGATCGGCTTTTAAAATTAGGTGTGAACCCTAAAAATCAAGAAATCGTTAGCTTTAAAAATCATGCATTTGAAGGTAAAACCTTTGTTATTACTGGTACCTTAGAGCACTTTAGTAGGCAACAAGCCGCAGCCTTGATTAAAGAAAGGGGAGGCAAAGTAGCAAGCGCTGTAAGTAGCAAAACAGATTACTTACTTGCAGGAGAGGCCCCTGGATCTAAATTAGAGAAAGCTCAAAGTCTAAGTATCAAAATTATGCATGAAGCAGAATTTCAAAATCTTACTAAATAG